The Xenorhabdus poinarii G6 nucleotide sequence CTGCGGTTATCTCTCATCGTTCTGGTGAAACGGAAGATGCAACGATTGCTGACCTGGCGGTGGGTACGGCAGCTGGTCAAATTAAAACTGGCTCTATGAGCCGTTCTGATCGTGTTGCTAAATATAACCAGCTGATTCGTATTGAAGAAGCACTGGGTAATCGTGCACCTTTCAACGGCCTGAAAGAAGTGAAAGGTCAGGCATAATCGCCGACAGCGTTCTCTGACTTTTTCGCTAAAAAGTGAAGAGAAAAGCAAAGAGTAGAAAGCCACCCGTTAACCGGTGGCTTTTTACCAGATCAACAAAATATCCCTTTTTAATAACGGAATATTTTGTTGATCCCACTCACTGATGCGATGAATGAGAAGAGGATTTTCGAAAAAATAGGGTAAATATTCTTTATGTTTTCACCGAGGGAAGAAGGCTTTTTTATTTTTTAACAAAATAAAATTTTATTTCTTAGGGTGGCTACCCATTCTATGACAGGGTAAAAATGTGATGTGACAACAGAAATTATGGTTCTTTTTTCGTCTATTAATTGATAAATCAACAAATCCCGCGTGGCAGATCTCAAAATTATACAACTCGTATTTTCTTCCTCGTTGATACTACTTATTATTTTACATGTAATGTAATTCTTTAACATTCATTGTTGCAATGATTCATAACTTATTATTTTTACATTACGGAACTATGTTTCATTGTCTTACGGAGTCTTCATGGACGCTTCTGAATCTTTAACACCAGCGGTTGGGCCTACACCATTAAATAAGAGAGGCCTAATTATTCTCGCGCTGGATATCATCTTGCTTATCGTATTGCTTAAGTTTTTGCCTTATGGGGAAAAAGCAAACGCAGGTTTAGCACTGATGGCATTTGTTGGTGTGCTATGGCTAACGGAAGCCGTTCACGTCACTATCACGGCACTGTGTGTGCCTATTCTGGCCGTTGGGATGGGATTGATGAATACCGGTGACGCATTGAAATCGTTTGCAAACCCGATAATCTTCCTGTTCTTCGGTGGATTTGCATTGGCAACAGCCCTGCATATCCAGGGGCTGGACAGATTAATCGCTAACCGTTTGTTGATGATTGCTCGCGGGCGTTTATCGGTGGCGGTATTGCTGATATTTGGGATTACTGCACTACTGTCTATGTGGATCAGTAATACAGCAACTGCGGCAATGATGTTACCCCTCATCCTGGGTATTTTGGCGAATTTGGATGTACGTTCTGAACGTAATACTTTCGTATTTGTACTGTTAGGCGTCGCATACAGTGCCAGTATTGGTGGTTTGGGAACGTTGGTCGGCAGTCCTCCAAATGCCATCGCTGCGGCACAACTGGGTATGGATTTCTTCACCTGGATGAAATACGGTGTGCCAATGGTCATTATTCTATTGCCAGTGATGGTTGGGATCATGTACATCATGCTGCGCCCGAACCTGAAACACAAATTTGATCTGGAATTAGAACAGTTGGAGTGGAATGGTAAACGTTTGATTGCCATGACCATTTTCCTGTTAACCGTGGTATGTTGGATTTTCAGTTCATTTATCAGTAGTGCGCTTGGTGGTGTCAAAGATTTGGATACGATTATTGCGGTGAGCGCAGCTATCCTGATTGGTATCACGGGGGTGTCAACCTGGTCACAGATTCAAAATAACACGGAATGGGGTGTGTTGATGCTGTTCGGTGGAGGTCTGACACTGAGTGCCGTCCTGAAAAATTCGGGTGCGAGTGAAGTGATGGCGAATGGCATGGCGGCAACTTTTGGGACAAGCCCTTGGTTTGTGATCATCATTGCAATTGCTGCGTTTATTATTTTCCTGACAGAATTCACCAGCAACACGGCCAGCGCCGCGTTATTGGTGCCTATTTTTGCCACGGTTGCCGAAGCACTAGGAATGCCCGTCATGG carries:
- a CDS encoding SLC13 family permease, which gives rise to MDASESLTPAVGPTPLNKRGLIILALDIILLIVLLKFLPYGEKANAGLALMAFVGVLWLTEAVHVTITALCVPILAVGMGLMNTGDALKSFANPIIFLFFGGFALATALHIQGLDRLIANRLLMIARGRLSVAVLLIFGITALLSMWISNTATAAMMLPLILGILANLDVRSERNTFVFVLLGVAYSASIGGLGTLVGSPPNAIAAAQLGMDFFTWMKYGVPMVIILLPVMVGIMYIMLRPNLKHKFDLELEQLEWNGKRLIAMTIFLLTVVCWIFSSFISSALGGVKDLDTIIAVSAAILIGITGVSTWSQIQNNTEWGVLMLFGGGLTLSAVLKNSGASEVMANGMAATFGTSPWFVIIIAIAAFIIFLTEFTSNTASAALLVPIFATVAEALGMPVMVLTMIIGIGASCAFMLPVATPPNAIVYGSGYIKQIEMVKVGIVLNLACIVIISVVAWFFWI